One genomic region from Clostridium saccharobutylicum DSM 13864 encodes:
- a CDS encoding ABC transporter ATP-binding protein produces MINLENVSFTYAGENRGGVNNINLSIPKGEFIVLCGESGCGKTTITRLINGLIPHFYEGKLSGEVSINGQLIARKPLYETAKMVGSVFQNPRSQFFNVDTTSEIAFGCENFGMPRQEIKKRIERTVNNFNMKNLLDRNIFHLSGGEKQKIACASVYAMEPEIFVMDEPSSNLDLSSIMELRKILSLWKRQGKTIVISEHRLFYLRGLADRFIYVRDGIIEHEYSSKGFENLDREERMAMGLRIYSLDEINLERKIYPPTKMLKLRDFYFSHKNQPETLHIEERDIPAERVTAIIGNNGAGKSTFARCFCGLEKNCGRIIYNGRSMKPKERLNTCYMVMQEVNHQLFTESISDEIKISMEHDDENLQKEILERLDLISYRDSHPMSLSGGQKQRVAIASAVASKRSILVFDEPTSGLDFKHMKEVASLLKELKEKGETVYVITHDLELIADCCTDVIHLENGRIVDQYPIDKDGLLKIEKYFIKEESLI; encoded by the coding sequence TTGATAAATCTAGAAAATGTTTCTTTTACATACGCAGGAGAAAATAGAGGTGGAGTTAATAACATCAACCTTAGTATTCCAAAAGGAGAATTTATTGTTTTATGCGGCGAAAGTGGATGTGGGAAAACTACAATTACAAGACTTATAAATGGACTTATTCCACATTTTTACGAAGGAAAACTTAGTGGTGAAGTATCTATTAATGGACAGTTAATTGCTAGGAAGCCTTTATATGAGACAGCAAAAATGGTTGGAAGTGTGTTTCAAAATCCCAGATCACAATTTTTTAATGTAGATACGACAAGTGAAATTGCATTTGGCTGTGAAAATTTTGGTATGCCAAGGCAGGAAATTAAAAAACGAATTGAACGAACCGTAAATAATTTTAATATGAAAAATTTATTAGATAGGAATATTTTTCATCTTTCAGGTGGAGAAAAACAGAAAATAGCATGTGCATCTGTATATGCTATGGAACCAGAAATTTTTGTTATGGATGAGCCATCATCTAATTTGGATTTGTCATCAATTATGGAATTACGTAAGATTCTTTCTTTGTGGAAGAGACAAGGGAAGACAATAGTTATATCAGAACATAGATTATTTTATCTAAGAGGTCTGGCAGATCGTTTTATATATGTACGTGATGGAATAATTGAACATGAATATAGCAGTAAAGGCTTTGAAAATCTAGATAGAGAAGAACGAATGGCTATGGGATTAAGAATTTATTCCTTAGATGAAATTAATCTTGAAAGAAAAATATATCCACCAACAAAAATGCTGAAATTAAGGGATTTTTATTTTTCTCATAAAAATCAACCAGAAACATTACATATTGAAGAACGTGATATACCGGCTGAAAGAGTTACAGCTATTATTGGCAATAATGGAGCAGGTAAATCTACCTTTGCAAGATGTTTTTGTGGTTTGGAAAAAAATTGTGGAAGGATTATATATAATGGACGATCGATGAAACCTAAAGAGAGACTAAATACATGTTATATGGTTATGCAGGAAGTAAATCATCAATTATTTACTGAAAGTATTTCGGATGAGATAAAGATAAGCATGGAGCATGATGATGAAAATTTACAAAAAGAAATTTTAGAAAGGCTAGATCTTATTTCATATAGAGATAGTCATCCTATGTCACTTTCAGGAGGACAAAAACAAAGAGTTGCCATTGCATCTGCAGTGGCATCTAAGAGATCAATTTTAGTTTTTGATGAACCTACTAGTGGATTGGATTTTAAACATATGAAAGAAGTAGCTTCTTTATTAAAAGAACTTAAGGAAAAAGGTGAAACAGTATATGTAATTACACATGATTTAGAATTAATTGCAGATTGCTGTACAGATGTTATACATTTGGAAAATGGAAGGATTGTTGACCAATATCCAATTGATAAAGATGGATTATTAAAAATTGAAAAATATTTTATAAAGGAGGAATCTTTAATATGA
- a CDS encoding ABC transporter ATP-binding protein, with the protein MNEEKKDSAIKILWGWAKPYHGKFIASIILAILGVVCHMIPYFCAVDIATKIISKEKTLSSYLTVCIVVFLSYLGKVAFDNISTAISHTATYYTLRDLRENSIRKLAKVPMGTIINTPSGQYKNTIVDRVEGMEPTFAHVIPQMTANILVPIFIIVYLIILDWRMALLSIVTLIIGLVVMSLGMRSYPVKWEGAVQAGKNMTDAIVEYIGGIEVVKAFSQSAGSYKKYSNAVKYNGNYYVDWMRDNQKTMSAYNGILPSVLICILPFGFLFWMFGSLDMTTFIAIIIFSLGLISPIMSAFTFTDDLAILQTNVEEINDLLNSKELNHKEEYVKFEDDYIKLQDVSFSYEEDKEILHEINLKIKPETMTAFVGPSGSGKSTIAKLIAGYFDVTSGNISLGGHKLKDIPLSQLSDKISYVSQDNYLFNRSIRENIRMGNPAATDEEVEIAAKNSGCDSFIRNLDNGYDTVVGSGGSHLSGGERQRIAIARAMLKNAPIVILDEATAYIDAENEVLVQKAISALTASKTLIVIAHRLSTIVGADKIVVINRGTIEAEGTHKELLANCSLYKNMWEKHIGVKDQE; encoded by the coding sequence ATGAATGAAGAGAAGAAAGATTCGGCAATAAAAATTTTATGGGGATGGGCAAAGCCCTATCATGGGAAATTTATAGCTAGTATTATTTTAGCTATTCTAGGTGTTGTATGCCATATGATTCCTTATTTTTGCGCTGTTGATATCGCTACTAAAATAATAAGTAAGGAAAAAACACTATCTTCTTACTTAACAGTCTGCATAGTGGTATTTTTGAGCTATTTAGGAAAGGTTGCTTTTGATAATATTTCAACAGCCATTTCTCATACTGCAACATATTACACATTAAGAGATTTAAGAGAAAATAGTATACGAAAATTAGCAAAAGTTCCTATGGGAACAATTATAAATACTCCATCAGGACAATATAAAAACACAATTGTAGATAGAGTAGAAGGAATGGAACCAACATTTGCTCATGTGATTCCACAGATGACAGCTAATATACTAGTACCTATATTTATTATTGTATATCTAATTATATTAGACTGGCGCATGGCACTTTTATCTATTGTTACACTTATAATTGGACTTGTAGTAATGTCATTAGGAATGAGAAGTTATCCAGTAAAATGGGAAGGAGCTGTACAGGCTGGTAAGAATATGACTGATGCTATAGTTGAATATATCGGAGGAATAGAAGTAGTTAAAGCCTTCAGTCAATCAGCTGGATCATATAAAAAATATTCTAATGCAGTAAAGTATAATGGTAACTATTATGTAGATTGGATGCGTGATAATCAAAAGACTATGAGTGCATACAATGGAATTTTACCATCTGTTCTTATCTGTATTTTACCTTTTGGATTTTTATTTTGGATGTTTGGAAGTTTAGATATGACTACATTTATTGCAATTATAATTTTCTCATTAGGTTTAATAAGCCCTATTATGTCTGCTTTTACTTTCACAGATGATCTTGCAATATTACAAACTAATGTTGAAGAAATAAATGATCTTTTAAATTCAAAAGAATTAAATCATAAAGAAGAATATGTGAAATTTGAGGATGATTATATTAAGTTACAGGATGTTTCATTTTCATATGAAGAAGATAAAGAAATTCTTCATGAAATTAATCTTAAGATTAAACCAGAAACCATGACTGCTTTTGTAGGGCCATCTGGCTCAGGTAAATCAACTATTGCAAAATTAATTGCTGGGTACTTTGATGTTACTTCTGGAAATATAAGTTTAGGTGGACATAAACTAAAAGATATTCCGCTTTCTCAGTTATCAGATAAGATTTCTTATGTTTCACAAGATAACTATTTATTTAATAGAAGTATTCGTGAAAATATAAGAATGGGAAATCCAGCAGCAACTGATGAAGAAGTAGAAATTGCTGCTAAAAATAGTGGATGCGATTCTTTTATAAGAAATTTGGATAATGGATATGATACAGTTGTTGGAAGTGGCGGTTCTCATTTATCAGGTGGTGAGCGTCAAAGAATTGCAATAGCTCGTGCAATGTTAAAAAATGCACCTATTGTTATTTTGGATGAAGCAACTGCTTATATTGATGCAGAAAATGAAGTGTTAGTTCAAAAAGCAATTTCAGCTCTTACTGCAAGTAAAACATTAATAGTAATAGCTCATCGCCTTTCTACCATTGTAGGCGCAGATAAGATTGTTGTTATAAATAGAGGAACTATTGAAGCAGAAGGAACACATAAAGAACTTCTTGCTAATTGTAGTCTTTACAAGAATATGTGGGAAAAACATATTGGCGTAAAAGATCAAGAATAG
- a CDS encoding ABC transporter ATP-binding protein, protein MYGTLKKIFQFAGDRKRLLKKSLLFSFLCGIFASLQFAALYLVFDALLADNKDSRIIWMSFGIMLVSVIGRIVTTYFSTMDQTETGYCMVADKRIHIGDRLRYIPMGYFNRNSIGNITAIVTTTLGDVENTAARVLVSVMGGVLNSIALTLAIFYFNFNIGILAFIGILCYLLVTELSQRKSSKLSAKRQNGQEELVESVLEYIQGMNVVKAFGMENESSQSILSTIKKSCKNNIKLTCSSVPYDALKEFVLRIFSTALLVYSIYLYINGTLSIGYSLIFIIASFMIFSDLENAGNMASLLQMLGASMDTSNTIDDTPIMDTDGKDIKIESADIVFDNVDFSYADRKILDKVNISIPAKTTTAIIGPSGSGKSTMCNLLARFWDIQGGKITVGGYDIRDFKLDSLMKNISIVFQNVYLFADSIENNIKFGKPNASHQDVVEAAKKACCHDFIMKLPNGYNTVIGEGGGTLSGGEKQRISIARAILKDAPVIILDEATSSVDPENEEELQNAIEALTYNKTIIMIAHRLKTVRNADQILVLKNSHIIQRGTHDELIKEKGLYADFISARKEAVGWQLSGTEAV, encoded by the coding sequence ATGTACGGAACATTAAAGAAAATATTTCAATTTGCAGGTGACAGGAAAAGACTTCTTAAAAAATCATTATTATTTTCTTTTTTATGTGGAATATTTGCATCATTGCAGTTTGCAGCATTATATTTAGTTTTTGATGCACTTTTAGCAGATAATAAAGACAGCAGAATAATATGGATGTCATTTGGAATAATGCTGGTATCTGTAATTGGAAGAATAGTTACAACTTACTTTTCTACAATGGATCAGACTGAGACTGGATATTGTATGGTGGCAGATAAGCGTATTCATATTGGTGATAGATTACGTTATATTCCAATGGGATACTTCAATAGAAACAGTATAGGAAACATTACTGCTATTGTTACAACAACTTTAGGAGATGTTGAAAATACAGCGGCTAGGGTTCTGGTATCAGTAATGGGAGGAGTTTTAAATTCTATAGCATTAACATTAGCAATTTTCTATTTTAATTTTAATATTGGCATTCTTGCTTTTATAGGTATTTTGTGTTATTTGTTAGTTACTGAGCTTTCACAAAGAAAATCATCAAAGTTAAGTGCTAAACGTCAAAATGGTCAGGAAGAGCTTGTGGAATCAGTATTGGAATATATACAAGGCATGAATGTTGTTAAAGCATTTGGCATGGAGAATGAAAGTTCACAGTCAATACTTAGTACGATCAAGAAGAGCTGCAAAAATAACATTAAGTTAACATGTTCAAGTGTACCATATGATGCACTCAAAGAATTTGTACTTCGTATATTCAGCACTGCATTATTAGTATATTCTATTTATCTTTATATAAATGGAACTCTTTCTATTGGATATAGTTTAATATTTATAATTGCTTCTTTTATGATATTCAGCGATTTAGAGAATGCAGGTAATATGGCATCTTTATTACAGATGCTTGGTGCATCAATGGATACATCTAATACTATTGATGATACTCCAATTATGGATACTGATGGAAAAGATATTAAGATAGAATCTGCCGATATTGTATTTGACAATGTAGATTTTTCTTATGCAGATCGTAAGATATTAGATAAAGTAAATATTTCAATTCCAGCAAAGACTACTACTGCCATAATAGGACCATCTGGAAGTGGAAAAAGTACAATGTGTAATCTGCTTGCTAGATTCTGGGATATTCAAGGTGGAAAGATCACTGTGGGAGGATATGATATACGTGATTTTAAGCTGGATAGTTTAATGAAAAATATAAGTATAGTATTCCAAAATGTTTATTTATTTGCGGATTCTATTGAAAATAATATTAAGTTTGGAAAACCAAATGCTAGTCATCAAGATGTGGTTGAAGCTGCTAAAAAAGCATGCTGCCATGATTTTATTATGAAACTTCCTAATGGATATAATACTGTTATAGGTGAAGGTGGAGGAACTTTATCAGGTGGAGAAAAACAGAGAATTTCTATTGCACGTGCTATACTAAAAGATGCTCCTGTTATAATTCTTGATGAGGCTACATCGAGTGTTGATCCAGAAAATGAAGAAGAATTACAAAATGCAATCGAAGCACTTACCTATAATAAGACTATTATCATGATTGCACATCGTCTAAAGACTGTACGTAATGCTGATCAGATACTTGTATTAAAGAATAGCCATATTATACAAAGAGGAACACATGATGAGCTTATTAAGGAGAAAGGTCTATATGCAGACTTTATCAGTGCAAGAAAAGAAGCAGTTGGATGGCAGCTTTCTGGAACTGAAGCTGTTTAA
- a CDS encoding Fur family transcriptional regulator, whose product MDKDLSYYEKLFKKNGYKFTMQKQMILLEIINSNIHLSVKEIYERVKKNNVGFATVYRSLKLFNELDITKEISINNISYYEMKIFSSKSLHIHFKCSKCNNVIDIDDKNLNLEYIKLNKKVEKENNVEVNDIDIMFIGLCSTCKMDKKYQE is encoded by the coding sequence ATAGATAAAGATTTAAGTTATTACGAAAAACTATTTAAGAAAAATGGATATAAGTTCACTATGCAAAAGCAAATGATTCTTTTAGAAATAATAAATTCTAATATACATTTATCTGTAAAAGAAATTTATGAAAGAGTTAAGAAAAATAATGTTGGATTTGCAACTGTATATAGAAGTTTAAAACTTTTTAATGAACTAGATATAACAAAAGAAATTAGCATAAATAATATTAGTTATTATGAAATGAAAATTTTTAGTTCTAAGTCTCTGCATATTCATTTTAAATGCTCTAAATGTAATAATGTAATAGATATTGATGATAAAAATTTAAACTTAGAATACATTAAATTAAATAAAAAAGTTGAAAAAGAGAATAATGTAGAAGTGAATGATATAGATATTATGTTTATTGGTTTGTGTAGTACATGTAAGATGGATAAGAAGTATCAAGAATAA
- a CDS encoding methyl-accepting chemotaxis protein — translation MTNEADMRLKNDKKGNFIKNEFIILILTISIFSIINFISFFEELKITINIIILLALCILIVGVKLKRAKELERLKKAIIEVKKGNFIEIEEKYLKDKTEVGVISRLLNSIVIEISKWIKEIKRDSEDIEAQAVGLTYISEDMLDLTSDIAKSTEIVSNTTGIQTQNISGIVEKVFQFGDYINEVSESIICIDTLASEIGKKSENTNVDLKELAGVIVNLNNNFNDFSQSLHMMMEDIKSVNEMTHLINSISERTNLLALNAAIEAANAGEAGKGFSVVATEIRKLAEMSQSSSNKIYNIVNNISKNISTIDEKTLLIESSIVEQNYAVDNTINVFNDISKAIDIIIPKVHEIVDAFNNVNTQKENILIGIEEISSMSQEIGVTTEEVSNIAKELNLMGDEVTGAASNLNKSVNNMKKLIKA, via the coding sequence ATGACTAATGAAGCGGATATGAGATTAAAGAATGATAAAAAAGGAAATTTTATAAAAAATGAATTTATTATTTTAATTTTAACAATTAGTATATTTAGTATAATTAATTTTATATCTTTTTTTGAAGAGCTTAAAATTACCATAAATATAATTATTTTGTTAGCACTTTGTATCTTAATTGTCGGTGTTAAATTAAAAAGGGCAAAAGAACTAGAAAGATTAAAGAAAGCTATTATAGAGGTGAAAAAAGGAAATTTTATAGAGATAGAAGAAAAATATTTAAAAGATAAAACAGAAGTTGGGGTAATAAGCAGGCTATTAAATTCTATTGTGATTGAAATAAGTAAATGGATAAAAGAAATTAAGAGAGATTCAGAAGATATAGAAGCTCAAGCGGTAGGATTAACATATATTTCAGAAGATATGTTAGATCTAACTTCAGATATAGCTAAATCTACAGAAATTGTTTCAAATACTACTGGAATTCAAACTCAAAATATATCAGGCATAGTAGAAAAAGTATTTCAATTTGGTGATTATATTAACGAAGTAAGTGAAAGTATCATATGCATAGATACTTTAGCAAGCGAAATTGGCAAAAAGTCTGAAAATACAAATGTGGATTTAAAAGAATTAGCAGGGGTTATTGTAAATCTTAATAATAATTTTAATGATTTTAGTCAATCTTTACATATGATGATGGAAGATATAAAAAGTGTAAATGAAATGACGCATTTAATAAATAGCATTTCTGAAAGGACAAACCTTTTAGCTTTAAATGCTGCAATTGAGGCGGCAAATGCAGGGGAAGCAGGCAAGGGGTTTAGTGTAGTTGCAACTGAAATAAGAAAACTAGCTGAAATGAGTCAGAGTTCATCAAATAAAATATACAATATTGTTAATAATATTTCAAAAAATATTTCTACAATAGATGAAAAGACATTATTAATTGAAAGTAGTATAGTGGAACAAAATTATGCTGTTGATAATACTATAAATGTATTTAATGATATATCAAAAGCAATCGATATTATAATACCAAAAGTACATGAAATAGTAGATGCGTTTAATAATGTAAATACTCAAAAAGAAAATATATTGATAGGTATTGAGGAAATATCATCAATGTCACAGGAAATAGGAGTAACTACAGAAGAGGTTTCCAATATAGCAAAAGAATTAAATTTAATGGGAGATGAAGTGACAGGAGCAGCAAGTAATCTAAATAAATCAGTAAATAATATGAAGAAATTAATTAAAGCTTAA
- a CDS encoding metal-dependent transcriptional regulator, with the protein MTINESVENYLETILILSHKSSIVRSIDVATELNFKKPSVSVAMKNLREKEYITMTTEGYIHLTEAGKKIAAMVYEKHTFLSGWLENLGVDAKTAAEDACRIEHVISNESFEAIKKYVNKNTRNINL; encoded by the coding sequence ATGACTATAAATGAATCTGTTGAAAATTATTTAGAAACTATTTTAATATTAAGCCACAAATCATCTATAGTTCGTTCTATTGATGTCGCTACTGAGCTTAATTTTAAAAAACCTAGTGTAAGTGTTGCTATGAAAAATCTACGTGAAAAAGAATATATAACTATGACAACTGAAGGATATATTCACCTTACTGAAGCAGGTAAAAAAATAGCAGCCATGGTTTATGAAAAACATACTTTTCTTTCTGGCTGGTTAGAAAATCTAGGAGTAGATGCTAAAACTGCTGCTGAGGATGCATGCAGAATTGAACATGTCATAAGTAATGAAAGCTTTGAAGCTATAAAAAAATATGTTAATAAAAATACTCGTAATATTAACTTATAA
- a CDS encoding DUF2325 domain-containing protein, protein MSIVIIGGHDRMVCEYKRICKNYNCKAKIFTQMSGELSKQIGKPDLLVLFTNTVSHKMIKCALSKLDVNEAELIRCHNSSGSALKKILDCRCCKMH, encoded by the coding sequence ATGAGTATTGTTATAATTGGTGGGCATGATCGAATGGTATGTGAATATAAAAGAATATGTAAAAATTATAATTGTAAAGCTAAAATTTTTACTCAAATGTCTGGTGAATTAAGTAAACAAATTGGCAAACCTGATTTACTTGTGTTATTTACAAACACTGTATCACATAAGATGATAAAGTGTGCTTTATCAAAATTAGATGTAAATGAAGCTGAATTAATAAGATGTCATAATAGCAGTGGAAGTGCATTAAAAAAAATATTAGACTGTAGATGCTGTAAAATGCATTAA
- a CDS encoding Nramp family divalent metal transporter produces the protein MKNIGRQHNPKLNFLKYIGPGILVTVGFIDPGNWAANVAAGSQYGYQLLWMVTLSTFMLIILQHNAAHLGIATGYCLSECASMFLKPWLSRIILNSAMIAAVSTAMAEILGSAIALNMLFNIPLKLGALLILVFVLFILFTNSYIKLEKIIMGFVSLIGISFLIEVSMVHVPWKEVAVNFVTPKFPYGSIPVIMSVLGAVVMPHNLFLHSEVIQTRQWNLEKEEVIQKQLKYEFMDTLISMLIGWAINSAMIIVSAAIFFSNRVNVTELEQSQQMLKPLLGNAASILFAMALLFAGISSSITAGMAGGSIFAGIYKEPYDIKGSHTKVGIIITLVLATIIIFFINNPFQGLIYSQMLLSIQLPVSIFLQVYLTSSKKVMNKYANSIGNKILLVIIGIVVTVLNIMLLINTINS, from the coding sequence ATGAAAAATATAGGAAGACAGCATAATCCCAAATTGAATTTTTTAAAATATATTGGACCAGGAATTCTTGTAACCGTTGGCTTCATTGATCCAGGAAATTGGGCAGCAAATGTGGCGGCAGGATCTCAATATGGATATCAGCTTTTGTGGATGGTAACTTTATCTACGTTTATGCTGATTATATTACAGCATAATGCAGCACATTTAGGAATTGCTACTGGATATTGTTTATCAGAATGTGCAAGTATGTTTTTAAAACCTTGGCTTAGCAGAATAATTCTAAATTCTGCTATGATAGCAGCAGTTTCAACAGCAATGGCCGAGATACTAGGCAGTGCAATAGCATTAAATATGCTTTTTAACATTCCATTGAAATTAGGTGCTTTATTGATTTTAGTGTTTGTTTTATTTATTTTATTTACAAATTCTTATATAAAGCTTGAAAAAATTATTATGGGATTTGTATCTTTAATTGGTATCTCATTTCTGATTGAAGTGAGCATGGTGCATGTACCTTGGAAGGAAGTTGCTGTAAATTTTGTGACACCTAAATTTCCATATGGTTCTATACCAGTTATTATGAGTGTTTTAGGAGCTGTTGTAATGCCACATAATCTATTTTTACATTCAGAAGTAATTCAAACCCGTCAGTGGAATCTGGAAAAAGAGGAAGTCATTCAAAAACAGTTAAAATATGAGTTTATGGATACATTAATTTCTATGCTGATTGGATGGGCTATTAACAGTGCAATGATTATTGTTTCGGCTGCAATATTCTTTTCAAATAGAGTAAATGTTACTGAGTTAGAACAATCACAGCAGATGTTAAAGCCATTGCTTGGAAATGCAGCGTCTATATTGTTTGCTATGGCACTTTTGTTTGCAGGTATTTCTTCTTCAATAACTGCTGGAATGGCTGGTGGAAGCATTTTTGCTGGAATATATAAGGAACCTTATGATATTAAAGGTTCTCACACAAAAGTTGGAATAATTATAACTTTAGTATTAGCTACAATTATTATTTTCTTTATTAATAATCCATTTCAAGGCTTGATATATTCACAGATGCTCTTAAGTATTCAGCTGCCTGTATCTATTTTTCTGCAAGTATACTTAACGTCTTCTAAAAAAGTAATGAATAAGTATGCTAATTCTATAGGAAACAAAATTCTTCTCGTTATTATTGGAATAGTTGTAACAGTTCTTAATATTATGCTGTTAATTAATACTATAAATTCTTAG
- a CDS encoding alpha/beta fold hydrolase → MHLKVYEFGNEEKPSIMLLPGTCCHWKNNFSKVIDLLTEDFFVVCVSYDGFDETENIEFPDMLTEVAKIEDYIRQRFNGKIHAVYGCSLGGSFVGLMVQRRKIYMNHGILGSSDLDQATKQIAAVKTKLMISFFYKMLHIGKVPRFIRKRMLKKGGEEFTINGLRMMGIGGVDMSFVTKKSMKNQFYTDLITKLENNIQVPGTTIHCFYAAKMGKKYKSRYEQHFRRPHIIEHNLLHEELLVCNPKEWVENIKSCIL, encoded by the coding sequence ATGCATTTGAAAGTATATGAATTTGGAAATGAAGAAAAGCCATCTATTATGCTATTGCCAGGGACGTGCTGTCATTGGAAAAATAATTTTTCTAAGGTAATAGATTTATTAACTGAAGATTTTTTTGTTGTATGCGTATCATATGATGGATTTGATGAAACAGAAAACATAGAATTCCCAGATATGCTTACTGAAGTAGCAAAAATTGAAGATTATATTAGGCAGAGATTTAATGGAAAGATACATGCTGTATATGGTTGTTCTCTCGGTGGTTCTTTTGTAGGATTAATGGTACAGAGAAGAAAAATTTACATGAATCATGGAATTTTAGGCAGTTCAGATTTGGATCAAGCTACAAAGCAGATTGCTGCAGTAAAGACAAAACTTATGATTTCATTTTTTTATAAAATGTTACATATAGGAAAAGTTCCAAGATTTATTAGAAAACGGATGTTAAAAAAGGGAGGAGAAGAATTTACAATAAATGGACTTCGTATGATGGGAATAGGTGGCGTTGATATGTCCTTTGTTACTAAGAAAAGTATGAAAAATCAATTTTATACTGATCTTATAACAAAATTAGAGAATAATATTCAAGTGCCTGGAACAACAATTCACTGTTTTTATGCTGCCAAGATGGGAAAAAAATATAAAAGTAGATATGAGCAGCATTTTAGGAGACCGCATATTATTGAACATAATTTATTACATGAAGAACTTCTTGTGTGTAATCCTAAGGAATGGGTAGAGAATATTAAGAGCTGCATATTATAA